In one Diabrotica virgifera virgifera chromosome 7, PGI_DIABVI_V3a genomic region, the following are encoded:
- the LOC126888635 gene encoding gastrula zinc finger protein XlCGF7.1-like, translating into MEHICTECTLTFSKHSNLRSHLKTFHPDKLDIIAPNKTFKSIVLCNKCPKRFSKYSNLKRHVTKFHPENINELTSSKICPYQCSECQKKFSHLQNLRKHKKIHAKDSDIGKKQQNFKCSLCNYENSIKSNLILDFEEYHAIKIEQQDLHFSSELEFQKWKTNMEKKEFSSYVTYSHPYTTAEG; encoded by the exons ATGGAACATATATGCACGGAGTGTACGCTCACATTCTCAAAACATTCTAATTTAAGAAGTCACCTGAAAACGTTTCATCCTG ATAAACTGGACATAATTGCACCCAACAAAACATTTAAGTCTATTGTACTTTGTAACAAATGTCCCAAAAGGTTCTCTAAATATTCCAATTTAAAAAGGCATGTCACTAAGTTTCATCCAG aaAATATCAACGAGCTGACTTCATCTAAGATTTGCCCATATCAATGCAGTGAATGCCAGAAAAAGTTTTCACATTTACAAAAtcttagaaaacataaaaaaattcatGCAAAAGACAGTGATATTGGAAAAAAGCAACAAAACTTCAAGTGCAGTTTGTGTAACTACGAAAATTCTATAAAATCCAATTTAATTCTTGATTTCGAAGAATATCATGCCATTAAAATAGAGCAACAAGATCTTCACTTTTCTAGTGAACTAGAATTTCaaaaatggaaaactaacatGGAAAAAAAAGAATTTTCTTCATATGTCACATACAGTCATCCATATACGACTGCAGAGG GGTAA